The Falco biarmicus isolate bFalBia1 chromosome 1, bFalBia1.pri, whole genome shotgun sequence DNA segment AAGCACTATGATTTAGGTGGATGTACTTGTTCCTGAGCTAAGGATAGGCATTTAAACatcttctttatttaaaaaaaaaaacttctaagTTTTCCCATCATTCTGAAAAgtagcttaattattttttcaagtgaGGTGAGTGTTGTGTGTTTAAATTAGTAATACTTAGTAAATTCTTAGAACGTTTGGattcttttgtgtgtgtctttaTAGAAAAGGACTTTAAACCTGGTCATTTTTTGTGGGATGGTAATTTTGAGTCACACTAGAGTATTTCTGTAGCATTTGTTTTACCCAGATACATACATTTCTGACTTTCCCAGTGGCTGGCTACGCTGTGTATGCAGTTGCAAAGATCTGTTTGTTTGTGGCTGCAAATGCTTCCATTTGATTTCTCCTGTGCCTGAAGTACCCTGGGTCTTGGTCTTGCTCTGTTCCCCCCGCCCcttccacccaccccacccccgggGAAAACCTCTTTGTTCAGTGCTCATGAATTATAGCTTGCTGTTTGTAAATTCATGTTGTCCCTCAGTTCTGTCTCCCTTGGATTTAGattatgaaatttattttcttcttactgtCTCCAAAACTGAAATAGCGTAGCTCGTCAAGTTCTGATTTTCACTTGGCCTTTGAGATGCAAACCTGTTAAGACTGCTGGGAAGGGCAATAATTTCTTATCCTTTTGTCTTTAGCACCAGAAGGGGAAACAAATCCAGTTTAAACGCCTTGAGGCTTTTGTTCGAGATTCATGGCGAAAACACCGAGATGAAACCCGGCTGAGGCGCATGGAGCAGAGACCTGGACAGACAGTGGTACCTCAGGAGCACAAACTTGCCTTTGTTGTGCGGATTGCAGAGTAAGAAACTTCTGTTACTCCTTACCTTTATTGTTGCTATCATATGTAGCTGTAATATTGTTTCTAAGCAAAGGAAGTGTGATTTACCAAGACATGCTCCTTGTAGGTAATCTGAggctttttgttgctgtattAGAGAAATGTGATTAATAATAGTTGTGTGTTTTTCTTACTCAGTATTAAGGGAGTGAGTAAGAGGGTAAGCAGAGTGATTGAGTTGCTGCGTCTGAGAAAAAATTTCACTGGAACATTTGTTAAACTAACTCCGTTATCACTGAAGATGCTGCGGATTGTGGAACCTTATGTGGCGTGGGGGTAAGTACCAGTCCTGTGACTTGATGGTAGTTTGTAAATATTGTAGCTTTTTGATTCTGCATATGGTATCACAAATCCATAGCTGGCTTTTTCAGTAACATTCAAAACTGTATCAACTTTAGATATAAAGCTTGTTATCGTCCCTTTTCTCATTGTTCTAAACATAACTGGTTTACTTTCCTCCTGTGTATGAAGAAGTGGGGTGAGACTTCCCGCTGTATTGTGTCTCTGTGTTACAGAATctgtctttttggttttgtacagGCACCCTAACCTGAAATCTGTACGAGAGCTCATCCTGAAGCGGGGCCAAGCCAAGATTGGCAAAAAGAGGATGCCTCTGACAGACAACGTGCTGATAGAGGAACATTTAGGTAAGGGAGAGGATGAGGAAGTTAATCAAGAAAAGAGGCGAATGTTGAGAGTTTGCAATCTGATCtaagagggaggggagggagaagtaCCTTGCAAGACTCGTATATGGGGGATTGGCAGTTCTGGAGTGGTGTGAGGAAAGGTAATACAGTCAGGCATCTCTCATGTATGTGTTGTTTGTGGGGggcctttttgttgttttgtttgttttctttttaattattttttttctcctgcagggAGGTGTGGTATTATTTGCCTGGAAGACCTTATTCATGAAATCTACTCAGCTGGGAAGTATTTCAAAAAAGTCACAAGCTTTCTGTGGCCATTCCATCTGTCAGTGGCTCGCCATGCTTCACGTAACAAAGTGGGTTTCCTCAAGGAAATGGGTAAGCCTGGCTGCAGAGGTGAAGCAATCAACCAGCTTATACGTCAGCTCAACTAGTCAGGTGAGGAATGCCTGTTGTGTACCCTCTAAATCTTACCCTTTGTTCGGTTTCCTAAGAATAACTATACTGCCATCGGAGATGAGGGGGACTTCTTTGGTTTTGATCCTTTGCCCTACAGAATTGACCCTCATGGCTGGGGAAGATAAGAGTGTGGGTCCCATTAGGTATCAGCAAATCCATTGGACACCTCTATAAAAGCTTGACTGCTGGGAATGCATTAATGTgacagggctttttttctttttttttctgttgtgcagGGTCTTTGTGAAATATTCTGGATTTGTAACCTGCTCCTTTTCATGGACATTGTGCAGCGATACACTATATCTCTTGACTGTTAATAcctctgtgaaaaataaagaaaaaatatacagatgATAATGGAGATGGCCTTGATGGATTTTGGGCTGGTCCTTTTTAAAGGAGAAGATAAATTGTATTGGTACAAGAACGAAGCAACTTTCTGGAGAAACCTGACTCCTGCATCTCTGTAAaacaatttctatttttttaatgctcattACTGCTGGCTCTGTACCAGTTACATCCTGATCTCATCTGTGGTATAAAGCAGTGGTTGTCAGTTCTCTGGTGCAACTTTCTGTCAAGAGTTGATTTGCACTCACTGCTTTGATCCAGTCCTCCCCAGGGGAAGTGCTTGAAGTTGCACTTCTTGAAGTGCACCTCCTAGGTGTAAAGGGGTAGTGCAGTCACCTGCTTAAGGATATTGCTAACAGGCAGAAGACACTAGGTGTTCCTGTTACTGCAGAGCAAGCCCTAGTAGGGAATGAGGTAACACTTTTTCAGagtattgtatttattttaaaaagccagaagTTTGTGCTACTGACTTACAAAAGGCTGCCTGTTCTTCACTTCTGCGAGATTGGGGAGAGAACTGCTGGCTTTGGGAAAGCCCAGAAGCTTTGTAATACAGTGGTGGAGTACATGTaagcaacatttttaaataaacatttgaaatgaaataaacatttgaaattaaCAGGAAGAATTGTGTATCTCTCTAGAAGAGCGGGAAAAGTTAAAATACTCTGGCTGAAGTGAATTTGGTGAAGGAAATGAGCAAAAAATGGAAGAGCCTGAAAGTTTTATAGACACACTTTTAAATCCCTAACTTCGAGTACAAAAGCAGGTTAGTCCTGTGTATATTTAACAAATATGGAAAGCACTGTGACCATTTGTACTGTTACTTGAAGACTTAAGTGGACATAAGCTATTAATCCATGAATGGATTTCATATTGACTCCACAATGCGTGTTTTGAGACTTGGAGGACACAGTTAAAGTAACAATAAAGTAGGATGCCCTGAGGGTGTTCTGcaagttagaaaaaaagatttataaaaCCATCTCAAAGCATTATACACGCTCTGACTTAGAACACTATACAATTTCAACCTTTAATCTATAAAATGATACATAAAAAATGCTTGACAAACACTAGACAAACTGACTTCACCGTCCCCAGAATCAAGCCTAGCAGTCATTAATATACAAGGCTTCGCATATTTAAGATTTTCATTGTAAGACAGCTGCTTTCATCTTAAAGAGGTACAAGTAACTTCAGAATTGTGCTGTTAATTCATTTTGGGGTAGGTTCTCAAAACAGCCCAGGCTTTTAACAAAGAATGGGCATGTTggaaatgagattattttttttttttagtgccaGAGAGAACTTAAACCTCTCAATAGAATGTAGTTTATTATAAtcttaaaatactaaataaCAGGATCTGAAAATAATTCTGGCAGGTAATCCTAGATTTTGGCAGTTTTTCTAGTGAATGTGGTAGTTCAACACACCATTAGATTAGCtcatacagttttaaaaacaatgccTCCTTAGTCTAGTGTTACACCACGTTATCACAGACAAAcacattgcctttttttctgtattatacTTCAGCAAGAGCAACAGTAATGACATGTTCATGGCTTAGCTGCGCTATTAACAAACTATACAGGGTGAGAGGATATATACAAATGCCGCCCCCCTCCATGTCTTAGGGGAAGGAATCCTTTTTGTAAGCCACCATACTGTTTACTTTGTGGATGGTAGTAGTGAAGGAACGAAGACGAACCTCTTCTGAATTGGCTACAAATTGTGGTCCTGACTCTTCCCACTTCTCTGGCACTACCAAATCTTTATCTGTATATACCAGCAAGTCAAAGGCACCTGTAAACAAGTGGGAACAAATTAACAGTAacatacagagaagaaaatagcatgtttaatattaaaaagtgCATCTTCTATAACTTGAGACGTGAACCAAGGTTCTCAATAATTACACTGATGCTAGTTATGTGGAAAAGAAATAGTAGTTCAAGCATGGAAACACGTCTGGTTATATTCATGTGtagccatttttattttctcgAAAGTtatgtgaatttttattttgaaatgtcaaaATGCTGTGGAGCTGAGCTCTGTGTAACACTTCACATGAACTCAATGGTTATTTATACAAGCCTGTCTACAGCTTgtcacaaaaataattgtttatgAAAACATTCCTCAGAGTACACATACTAATTTTATAACTTTAGTTAAGTCACCGTGACTTCTGTCCTGATCTCAGTCTAAGAAAACGCTGTCTCAGAAATGTGCTGGTATATGACATGCAATGATTAAatggcagaaaattattttctaaagtgGCAAAGTTGTTAAGGTTTTCCAAAAGAAGTGATTGATTTCTTCAGTGAAGTTAGGAGTACTCACAGGCAGCTTCCAACAGTGGCAGAAAAGTTACTGTGGCAGTTATTTGTCTGATAACAGATCGGATTTCATCCTGAATAGctttctgagatttttctcGTGGTgcactggaaaaataagaaaattctgTTAAGAAAGTGAAGCTTCCACTATAATTACTTTTCTAAATAGTTCTCTCTATTGAgctctgtttgtttgtttggtgttggATTTTGATACGGTAGTGATGCTTTTTTAAGCCCTAGGTAGATAGGCTTAGAAAAGTTAAGTGATAGTTTCCTATTGTTGTTTGTGAAGCCTCATAGTACTTGTAAGGAATGTTACATTTATTCTCAGATCGTCATGGATGAAAACATTTTGGCataacagcagaaaagcagtagTTCTTGAGGGCACGTGCCTGCAACAGGATTTTATGTACTTTGTTGAAGATTAAAAATCAAGCTTTGatctgatgctttaaaaaataaaacccaacacctGAGGATTATACATGCTTCAATCATATGACTAGTTTGCAGACAAACAGAAGGaatagcagaagaaagaaagttttaaaaacacatagatgcagtgcttagggaacctggtttagtggtgggcaCGGCAGTCCTGAGTCAGCGGTCAGACCTGATGGTCTTCGAAGACTTTTGCAACCATTCTATAGGTTCGGTAAGGTTTGAAAGAACACCATCCATGCTCATACTGAGGGcaggctgcctgggctgctccGCGGAACCAGGACGGCGCTAACATACACGGCATTTGCCTTGTCCCTGCAGAGTTATGGGGCACAGGGACGAGCAGGCGCGGCAGGCAGCATTACTCACCTCTCCTCCTTGGCGGTTTTGTCGCACTCGATGTCAAACTGCCACCGCTCTAGGACCTCACTGCTTTCGATGCTGGAGATGACCACCACCAGGCGCTGCACCGTGCACTTGTACAGCCACTCTGAAAGAAGCCACAGCAGTTACGCCGAGCGGCGCCGGCAGGGATacacactccccccccccccccccccgcccaccTACCTTTCATCTGCTCCACCACGTTGTTCAGGTAGTTCTTCAGCTCGGGGTCGGTGGTGACCAGGAGGGTGAGCCCGTACTTCTGGACGCGGGTGAAGGTCTCGGGGGGGTAGATGCCACGCTGGTAGAGGATGCTGTTGATTCCATAGGCTGGGACGGGGAGAAGAGGAACGGCAGCGTGAGGCGgccggccccccccgccggcggccATGTAGCCCCGCAGGAAGCCTACCagccttcccccttccccctcccccctccccaccccccacccctgctgGCCCCTTACAGAAAAATTCGGCGACGATCTCGGCGCTGCCCCGCAGGGTGATGCCCTGCTGCTCCCGGCCTTGCTGCTTAGCCATGGCGGTGCGCGGCCACCGCTTCCCCGCCGCCCGGTTCAAatccggccccgccccgcccggctctggccccgccgccgcgcgtGCGCCTGGGGCCGCGCGCCGCCTGCCTGCGCCTGCGCCGCGTGCCGCCGGAGGCgggaaggcgggggggggggggggcgcgccGCGCCTGAGGAGAGGCGGTTCCTGAGGGGAAGGAGTGCGCTGGCTGCGGCCCGACTTTTGTGGCGAAGCGGGGCTGCTATCGATAGAAAGCTGCAGGTTGG contains these protein-coding regions:
- the RPL7L1 gene encoding 60S ribosomal protein L7-like 1; the protein is MAEEEPRRRIPLVPENLLKKRKAYQAIKATQAKQALLNKRKHQKGKQIQFKRLEAFVRDSWRKHRDETRLRRMEQRPGQTVVPQEHKLAFVVRIADIKGVSKRVSRVIELLRLRKNFTGTFVKLTPLSLKMLRIVEPYVAWGHPNLKSVRELILKRGQAKIGKKRMPLTDNVLIEEHLGRCGIICLEDLIHEIYSAGKYFKKVTSFLWPFHLSVARHASRNKVGFLKEMGKPGCRGEAINQLIRQLN
- the MAD2L1 gene encoding mitotic spindle assembly checkpoint protein MAD2A; the protein is MAKQQGREQQGITLRGSAEIVAEFFSYGINSILYQRGIYPPETFTRVQKYGLTLLVTTDPELKNYLNNVVEQMKEWLYKCTVQRLVVVISSIESSEVLERWQFDIECDKTAKEESAPREKSQKAIQDEIRSVIRQITATVTFLPLLEAACAFDLLVYTDKDLVVPEKWEESGPQFVANSEEVRLRSFTTTIHKVNSMVAYKKDSFP